AGACTCGTAGAACTTACACAAAGTAGAATTTCACTTCTCTTAGTAATCAAAGAATTCAAATTCATGAAAAGTTTTCATTTGAACATGACATGAAAAGTAATACagtattcaattgaaaaaaacatctaaCCTCTGCACAGGGATCACTACAGCCCAATCTTGGCTGACGGAGGAGCAAGTTTTCCTCCAAACAAATCTCTTTTAAGCCTGCACAACATAACCAAGGTTAGAACATAATATTGATAGCCAGCAAGCATCAAGATACATACTTTCATTCACAGCAAGTGCTAAATAACTTAATGTTTTAATGTAAAAGCAACATCATCTATaagttcagaaaaataaatcaatcgcACAACATCCGCAGAAGAAAACGCACTTGCACAGAACAACCATACAAACGCCTGGAAGTTTTAATCAACAAAAGAAGCAAAGTTACGTGCtgaattaaaaacattttacacaTTGACCAAACCTACAAAGAAAGCAGCAAAATCTCTCCAACTGGGTACCGAAAAACACACCTTACCTACAATAAAATCAAGTTGCAAGAATTAAAAATGTCAATCTCGAAGGCCAAGTTCAACTTCAAGCTCATCATCCTCTTCGAACAACTTCAAAAGACGGGCATACTgctcttcccttttcttcttttgccaaaacttgaaaaggaaaagTGCAAAGAACCCTATTGCCACAACGAAAACAAACACAATGGCAATCTCGGGCCCATCATTGTTTTTGGAAGCAGCATGCGGATCGGCCTTCGTCCCATTTTTTGCACCGGATGAGTCATCTGAGATACCtggaaacatgaaaaaaaaaaaaaaaaggaaaaaaaacctgaatGTTACATGCActgcatagtttttttcttttttccttttctattcaaTGGATTCTATGAAAATTGAAGCattataatttatctattttttattatttacccACAtgcaaattcataaaataaaataaaaataaaaataaatcaagccCAACAAGGAGAAATACAAGCATaaactatacaaaaaaataaaaataaaaataaaatcaaacacaataatttttctttcaatgttgGTAATTAAAGATTGGTAAAGAAGGGAGAAAAGGCGAAAGAGATCTGAGAGACAAACctgaaatgaaaagaagagaaagtgaAAGGAAGAATAATAGAAGTACGGATCTGCTTCCTCCTGAGATTTCACTCATTGCGCTCGCTCGCTCGCTCAAAAGGGAGTGCGGAGAGATGGGGTGTTTTTAAGCGTATGTAATGGCTTTAGaaggtgtttgggagtgtggttgtggttgttttttaaagtacttttcactcagaaaaatatgctaacaatatttttttattttttaaaaatcatttttgagatcagcacatcaaaatgatttgaaaacatcaaaaacatattacttcaaagtaaaaaaaaaaaaaaaattcaaattttttaaaaagtactttCCAACAGCAATGCCAAACGCCCCCTTAATCAATCAAGAAGCAGACATGTACAAGGAGGAGGAAAggtgttcttttatttttaaaactacgtttttttttttttttttttgaagttgtaAATCTCTATTAGGTTCGGGTTTTGagtaaaatttaaagataaaaaattaaattttgggttgcgtataaatattaatttatttaactcaaatttaaatattatctccaaataaataaataattaaaaaaattaaaattatatatatatatatatatatatatcagtcaattaattactaaatagttttaaattataatgtttGGATTCGGGTTTAAGTTATAAGTTATAGATACTAAATAAACACCCAAAACCCGATTAagtcaaatttaattataaaaaattcacacCTGTTTAGATTCAAGTtaagtttaaataattattttgaaccCAATTCcgtataaataatacaaaatttaattcataaatattcattatcattctTATATTTCATGTAAAGTAACCGCTTGAGTTAATGCTTAAGGTATTATCTCTTTATTGTgtctcaaatatttattaattttattttaaatgtaataaatataaattagttgTTAAATGTTTTCAATAAAAGTGTTAAAATAAACTCCAATTTACTTGGAAGCACTTAACAAACATGTGTACATTGGATTAAGAAGTGATATTATTTAGCGTTCattacattcttttttttatataaaaaatgataaaatcaatcgATTTGAGacttatttgataataaagatATTAGAAGATAGGTTAAGGATTTCCCCCCTTCTTAAccgttttatttttgttttatgggtaaattatagtttagtctctatattttttatgattttattagtcATTCTATAGggtttttaagataaataattttttcttagttatttttattttttttcatttagtttagaaaataaaatattattcttaataattttattttttctagtttgtttaggttggtttttgaatttgtttagaGAAATATAAACCACTTCGAGACgcaaactattttaaaataaatattcagtaataaatttttgaattaaggTTTATGTGGCAACTCTATTCGGTAGAATTTGTATTGTTGATGCTCGCTGTTTTTCTTGCGTTGTTTCCATATGTGTAAATTGGTATCAAAGCCCAACGATTTCAATGGTTATTTGCTTGCTCTGTGCCGTAATAATCTTGTGTGGAAGAGGTAGCATAATATGACGTGCTCATATAGAAAAGGATGAAGAGGCTCTCATCGAGAAAAAAACGTTCAAAAACAGGTGATAGAAgacatacaaaaataaattatataattgaaaagtCGTATTTAAAAACTAGTGATTAAATGCGAAGATAAATTGCAAAATTAACTTGTCAATTAGTAAAGGTGAGAAGCCCAGGGGATCGTGAGAATAATAATCAcgaaattcataattaattttgataactCATTTAAGAGACATCAGTATAGAAGACAACTTCTTGATCGAGATGAGTATTATAGAGACTTTGATGATCTCTTTATGATGAGATATATATAGATTgatattttctatcaatttatatataatatttattttaatgatgattatattgataataatatcacaaataataatactaacaaTAATGATGTTATTAATACTAACATCATTGATAAGTTAAAGGTTGAGTGTATATAGAACAAGGAAgacacttaaaaaataaaaattattaatttaggctatgttgattctttttattatatacttACTATTATCACAAAGACAACATATGTAGATGAAGCAAGTTTGAATTTTGTAATTCATTACTATAGAAGATAGAAGCTAGTGAAAGATAgataatttattattgtatCTTATGCAAATTTTACCataaaaagattgaagtttatatttaaaattattatatacttgaagtgaagaaagaaaaaaggttaaAGAATCATGATTGGACATCTACGAGATCAAGAAAAGAGTAATTTAAACTTGATGAGTATTTTTCAACATGGCGAGACTAATCCAAAAGgatttttaggaaaaaatatttgttttcctagttatttttattttttcttatttagtttagaaaattaaatattatgcttaatatttttattttttctagtttctttaggaattttattgttttttctttagtttcaaGTTTTCTAATTTGTTGTAAATCTCTGATATGACtcctttaaaagaaatattcattaaagtgttttaatttattgtaaatcTGATAGATTATTCTAAAAGAAATATTCATTAGTAACcctaattttgaaaaacttatattcttgtgctttttttttgtgttattttcatTTGCGTCACATTTTTTGTGATATTAAAGTTATGTTTAGTATGACATTTACAAATTGATTTAAGTTTGAATaagttgttttatattttattttttattcaaataaaattataagcaaTGTTTAGTTAGAAATAACTTtcgacttaaaaaaaattattataaaattgagtcataatatttgatttaatcaaaaataattttttaaaacttttaacttattctatatattattttataaaagttactTTGAgtaatttttaccaaatataTTATAACTTATAAAGTCATTTCAACTTATCTTTAGCATAAGTAAAAAAATGGACTCCAAATATATTCTCCCTTTTTTCAACCTAGACCTAATTTTTCAACTGACCAATGTTTtgcattgaaaataatttaaaaatcaaatgctcaaattataaaaaattaatcaatggtTAGATATTAAATTTACAGTTCAAATTCTTTGATAATGCTCCAACATAGCAAGAAATTTATATAAACTAGTGTTTTagcatatttatatatttttttctaatttataataaattatttagagGTACTTATAagtgaataaaatttgaatgtttattaaataaacattttttattttatatatatatataaagagtaaAAATATAACGTAAGCCactaaaaaacttataaaaaataactaagaattgAATTATTTGGAATGATTGGGCGTTATGGAAGGCACGGTATTTTCTCCAATTTATGGGATCGGGTTTTGAAGAAGATTCCCACCTTTGCCATAAGTGTTTTCAAGCTCTCAGTGGGCATTTGCTATGATATCAACTCCTTATTGGCTTGGTGCTGGTAGCGTCAGAAAGCAGAGGAAAAAGAATGTGCAAATCCAACAATGATAAGCTTTTAATCTTGCTCGCTTGGCTAAACAGAGATGATGGATCATGGAGAACGAAGATTCAGTGGTATTTAAGGTTCTGCGAGGAAGCTGTTTCCCTCATTCTTCTTTTCGTTATGCTCAATCCATCTTACACATGGCGGAGCATTCTTGAAGGGACATGCAGAGGTGCTGAAAGGAGGTCTTGTTTAGAGAGAAAAGATGGCTCCCATCTCCTTCTACTTTCTGAGTCCAAAGTCTATGAGGGAACTTAAGAAGAGAAGGATAGGTTTCAGAAACAATAGCCTAGCAACCTTGCCTAACCAGAGTTCTGATGAAAGGACAATTGCAACTGCTACTAATAATCATAATCTAAGATATAAACTAACATAATACTAATCAGAAATCAGAACTTTTTAATTCAGAGATCCCAATCCTGTCAGCTTTTGTTTCTGACTTCAAATTGGAACTTTGAAAATCCTTGGTTCTCATCAGTCTACTTAGAACATTGCCTGGTGGGGATAGAGTAACAGCATTAGTTAATCAGAATGGTGGCCGGTGGGGGTGGAATGAGCAATTGGTTTTCAAGTATCCCTATTGTAGCCGGCAACATGCCAGACAAATGTGCGTGGAGGGAGGCGGAGAACGGTGGCTACACGGTGAAAACTGCTTATCAGGTGGCATTATCAATGAGTCGACCGCATATTGATAGCCTGGCATGCAGGTCCCTTATGCTAAAACAGACAGGAACTTATGGAAGCACAGGTTTTTTATCTGGAGAGCTTGTCGTAATGCTCTACCCACCACAAAGGTGGAGAAGCTTTTCAGGCAAGCAATAGTAGAGAGTCATGCATGACTGTGATCGATGTGGGCATCATTGCTGATTTCTGATCCTCTCACTACACTTGCTTTTTTAGTTTCGGCATCAATGCAATTTTCCTCACACCAGTAATTTGGAATGGGATGTCATGTCTCTTACTGTATTTCTGGAATCGGAAAAACATGGAAGTGTCTGGGAATCAGGTCACTAAAACCTCGGATCAACTGAGTTTCACCGGTCAATGTCTTGTTTCCGGTTTAACTGAAAACTCACCCTCCTGAAGacatttttgttgttgaaatcttgatatcagaattttaaaaaattactggGATTGTTTGGCAAATGATATCTAGAAATATCTTAAAGATCTAAAGgagataagaaaaagaaattcagaTTCTGTTGttgatatacttttttttatcagattctTGAAGAAATATATCGACTTCTACTGAtcataagctgaaaaataagatgcacaaattaattttaagaagcATTaagacattaaaattattaaaaaatatcagtttaatattttttaagataaaaaacaattcgaCAGAAGATATCACGTAATGCTAAACAGAAATCTTGGGATCACgaagaaaatttaataaattcctcCCCAGACGGATTCTTTTGCAAAAACTATATaacttgtttgatttttcagcTGTTCAATCTGTTTAGTACAGACTTTTCTAAGCATATGTAATCAGAATCCACAGAAAGAGATCAGAACAGAATCACCATAGCCATCTTTTTTCACATCATTACTCAGCAATCAATTAACATGCATTTATCCTGAAGAATATATATACGACTGATCAAGAGGTGCTAAATACACCAAATTCTTTTCATACTTGCTACGCcagcaaaaataaaagtttgtggACACCTTCTTAAAGGAAAAGGACGATGTAAAATACACCAAAAATTCTTTTCATACTTGAGACCAAAACTTGGCACAAATTAAAACGATTGTATTCTTCTTTTGTTATGATCACgagacaaaaataatatttgcttaataaattaattttgcatgGACATGTTTAAGAGATAATTGCTTGTTATTATTCCAGTACTATACAATCGTACGTAAATCTAACAAGTAATTAATGGTTCtatatatgtttgattatttattcTAGCTTATAAATAGATAGATATtgtcttcttattattatttgtaattaaaCACAAGGATTTGGCCTGCATTGCATGCTTCAGCAGTGGTTCTTCTAAAATCGAAAAGGATATATAGCAGCATCGCATGCTTTAGCGGTGGTGGCTGGGGGTTCTAAAATCGAAAAGGATTGCAGCTGCCCCCTCTTGCACCGCATGCTTTAGCGGTGGTGGTGGTTCTAAAATCGAAAAGGATAGCAGCTAAGAACACCTGAACGTTCGAAGAAGGGAATATTGAAGCACCTAAATCTtggaaagaagaaagaggaaagaGATCGAGAAAGCATAAAAGCCATGAGGCAACTCGTGATGGACTCATTTCATCACAAAGTAGAAATGTTCTATAAATCTACGTAGCTATGTAAAGATTCAGGATGTGTTTACTGCTTTCCTTGATGATAAGAAGGATCATACCATAGTTAATAACATGTAAAAGCTCCAACCAAGTTAAGCACTGAGAGAGCTAGCCTGATTGCTAAATTATTAACTACACTTGCTATATCTGCCCTTTTCATGAAgtttacaataattaaatacaaaataaaataattttaaaaaaaactctatcatAAGAACTCCCTTTTATTGGAATTCACTCTTAAACTCTCTAAGCAAATGTTAGCATGAAtatatgcaagtttcaaacttAAAGAGTTTTCACTcgtaaaaaatattagaaaaaaaaaattctcgaaacctcacttaataatttaagcttttaaataaggtatcaaaatacaatttataaaattatctaacatgcacaaaatcaatatttaaaaaccaaaaatatgaTTGTGTTCAagctatattatttttcaaatatatttttaatatgtgttattttttagaatttttactatcggtaaaaaaaaaaattacactggTTAAAAGATGCTCTCTATGACAGAGCAAGAAAAAGGCATATTGACTTTGATCAGGTAAAGCTTAATATAAGATAAACAGATGCTAGTAAGATAGTCCActcttgaattttattgttcttaCCAAACCAAAACTTGGGCGCCGACACTTGAAGAAGTCGTTACATTTTTGTTCTCTAGCTGCTGCTCATTAATTCTTGTCGATACGAGAATTTTGTAACAttcccatttttattttgggaCTATCACGATTATATATTTCAAGCTTAAGATGATGCTACAGCGTTGGATTTAAAACCATTATTATAAACATCcggtttgtttttgcgttttaaaagcgtatttaaaaaaaaataaaatttttttatttttttctttacttcaaattaatatttttttatatttttagattattttgatgcgctggtataaaaaatgaatttgatatatttttaaatgaaaaacaatttaaaaaataaccgcaactacacttccaaacacgcttaaaatctaaatttgctCGGCAAGTTGACTCGAACCATATCCGACTTTAGATATAGAATTgtctaagttaaaaaaataaaaatcaaccaatccagtaaaaaacacaaaccaatcaaccaagttttttttatattttttttaatttagatcagCCTAGAATTAATTAGGTATTAGATCAACTCGATAAACCGGTCCAATTATTAAACCAATAGTTAGAGATCCTTTGTATCAAGTAGTATATGTAGACACCAATAagatagtaattttattgttctcACGAAGTGAACACTTGGGGCCGATACTCGAAGttgttggatttttgttttcttgttgatGCTTTGTATCaactaaaaatgataataagtttgttttttaatggtcaCGAATTCAAGTTCTTTTAGAACCActgaagatttatataattattaatttcagagCTTGTCGAGGTACACATAAATTAGTCCGagcattcatattaataataataaaaaaaaaaaccttgataagatagtaattttatttttattcttactacACGTACACTTGGGCGCCGACAGACACTTGAAGTTGtaggtttttgttttctggCTGCTCATACTGATTGATACGAACATTTTGAAGTAGGTCCCACTTTTAGCTGGGCACTATCATGATCATATATTCCAAGCTGGCGTTGCTTcgatttaaaattatgttataaaatCTAGAACATCTCGGAGGGGTCGATATAATATTAATCACCTTCAAATCTAATccttaaatcattatttttttatattaaaataatattattttaattatttttaaaaaaattatttaatccaCATCCTAGTTATAACTATGTTTAAAACTTGTTagcaaatataaaattcaaagataTATTTATGTAATGGTTATAAGTTAATCTAATTGTCAActtaacatattaatttattgaaaattaatgtttttagtttttcagaatccataaaaaataaaaaaaaataaaaaatctttttttctctttctcataatattattcaatgcaTGCATGCTTGcgtgttaaatttttattggaaTAATGGTTGAATAATAATACGTGGAACATTAATGCTTGCGTGCCTATGCTCTCAAGAG
The DNA window shown above is from Populus trichocarpa isolate Nisqually-1 chromosome 4, P.trichocarpa_v4.1, whole genome shotgun sequence and carries:
- the LOC127905271 gene encoding uncharacterized protein LOC127905271; amino-acid sequence: MSEISGGSRSVLLLFFLSLSLLFISGISDDSSGAKNGTKADPHAASKNNDGPEIAIVFVFVVAIGFFALFLFKFWQKKKREEQYARLLKLFEEDDELEVELGLRD